The genome window TTTATTCTTCCGGTCTGAATCTTTGTCCAGTCAAGCAGGGAGTTCACCAGCGTGAGCATGCTCTGCGCGGAGTCGCGAATAAACCCGACGTAGCTGCGCATATCATCGGTTGTCAGATCGTTCTCATTCATCAGGATATCGGTAAAGCCCATGATGGAACTGAACGGAGTGCGCAGGTCGTGGGAGATTATGGAAATAAAACGGTCTTTGGCTTCATTAAGTTTGGAAAGATTTTCAGCTGACTCCTGCAGCACCTGCTCAGCGTGTTTCTGAGCGGATATATCACTCACCAGGCCGTACATTTTGATAATCTCCCCTTTGCGGTCACGGATAGCGGTCAGTTTATTTCTCACCCACACCACATTCCCCTGTTTATGCAGAATACGGAAGACCAGTTCGGTGGATTTCTTGTAAAAGTTCTGATAGAATCTTTTCAGGTCATCCTTAACATCGGGGAAATCATCAGGATGAATCATCTTCAGGAAGAGTTTTGAATCTTCCAGAAGTTCGGTCTGCGAGTAGCCGGTCATCTTTTCAACCGCGGCTGAGTAAAAGATGGTTTTCATCTGTCCCTTGAAGCGCTCGGCGGTCCAGAAGAAATCATCAAGGTTTTCGGTAATGCTGCGGTAGCGTTCTTCAGACTCTTTAATTGCCTGCTGGGTGCGTTTGCGTTCGGATATATCGCGGACGATAATAACGGTAAATTCCTGCTTCTGAAACATAAAGTGCGTCACAGAGGCCTCAATGTGAAAGCGGGCGCCGTCTTTTTTAATGCCGAGGAACTCAAGACGGTTTGTCCCCGCTGTTCCTGCCGCCCGGGAGTGTATATACTGTTCAAACAGGTTTTTTTCTTCGGGGGAAACGATGGTGAAGTAATCCGTGCGGGTTAGTTCATCAAAAGAGCGGTAGCCGAACATGGCTATGAATGCATCGTTGGCAAGTATATATTTCCCTTCGCTTTCAATAGCGATGCCGTCTTCACTGGTCGCAAAAACCGACTGCATCAGGGAGAGTTCTTTTTCAAAAACAAGCTGAGCGGTGATATCCCTGATAACCGCGGTAAAGGAGGGGTTTCCTTTTTCGTCGGGTATATCTTCAGAAACGCGCACCTGAGCCGTAAATGGTTTGCCGCCGGCTGTAAGAAATTCGGAGACAAACTCTTTGCCGGTGCTGGCGGTGGTCATCTCAGAAACCAGGCGGGTTTCAGTAACAAAATCATAGAGGGAAACGCCTCCGGAGGCAGGCGTGAAGCCAGCGGTTTTTTCAAATGCCTGGTTCCAGGTGAGCAAACGTCCTGCCGCGTTATATCTGATAACCATGTCGGGCAGCGTGTTATATACTTCATGCAGGCGTTTTACCTGTTCATCAGCGCGGGCAAAGAGCCGGGTCCGTTCCGTGATATCCGAGCAGAGCAGCAGAATTTCCTCTTTTCCTTCAGCAGGGAAGAGGAGGGAAAAGATAAGCTGAACAACAATTTCGCGCTCCTGCAGATAATAGCGGACCTCCCGCTGAACCGGCTCATCAACGGTAATGTTTCTGATCAGGGAGTTAAATTCATCCTGTTCAAAAATCCTTAGTGTGCGGTTAAAATTCTTTCCGTATATCTGAGATCTGCTCAGGCCGAAGAGTTCTGCAGCAGCGGTATTCCAAAACAGAACATCACCTCTGCGGCTCAGGGTGATCACAGCATCGGCTGAAGCTTCGGTAATCTGTTCGTAGTGGCGGAGTTCTTCAATCTGCATCCTCAGTTCCTCGCTTTCACCAAGGAGACCGGTAACATCATGCAGGTGGATCAGGTGAAGCATCTTTCCCGGAAGGTCAGCATATATACTTGTAACGGAAGTCTCAATTTTTTTTGGTATTCCGTCCTGATATGCAGTAAAAAGGAAATGCCCCTTTTTGTTTTCTCCGTGAAGAATCAGATTTCTGCTGTCAAGTTCATCAAGCAGTTCCTGGGTGAATGCATCGCGGAAGTAGGTTTCGCCCGGGTGAATTTTTTTCAGGAGCCAGCCGCATTCTCCCTGCCTGCCTGAAACGGTAAGAGCTTTTCCGTTTCCGTCAAAAGTGATAATGGTATCTGCAATTGCATTAAGAATGAGAGAACCCTGTCCACCCGAATCGTGGGAGTCAGCAGCCGGCTGGGCTTTTATTTTAAGGTCTTCAATCAGGATAACTCCGCCGGCAAAGTTTTCTCCTTCAAAGAGAGGTGTGGCTTTAAGCATGACGGAGATTTCATCACCGCTGAGTGTTTCAGAGGAATGCAGCTCCCGTTCTATTACATCGCCAAGGGGAAGCCTCTGCAGTTCTTCCTCAATGCCGGATGCCGCGGTGAAAATGCCGGAAAGAAGCGAAACACCCGGAGCGGGTTCGCTTTCCGGACTGATAACGTTAAAGCGGTATATATTATCGTTGAGGAAAGTAATGATGAAATTGCGGTCGAACGCAAGAATCCCCGCCGGAATGGATTCCAGCAGTTTAGCCGGAGAAGAAGTCTCCTGAATATTTGGATTGCCCGTTTCGTCCATACGTACTGTTATTGCTCAAAAAAATTCCTGCATGAAAAACTGACATCATGCAGGAGACAACTCACCGGCCCCGGTATATATGAATCCGCCCGTGGGGGCGGGTTCAGGCCTCTGAAAAACTTGCTTCTGCCTGGGAAGCATCATCAAAAATTTTAAATACATCATTCAGATGCATCAGATTAAAGATCGGGGTTATGGTCTGGTTAAGCCCTGAAATACGGAGATCTCCCCCCTTGAGCCGGATTTTTTTGGTGCAGGAAACCATAGCGCCAAGGAAAAAACTGTCAATAAAAATGACCTGCGAAAAGTCAACAACAATTTTTCTGATATCCTGATCTTCAATCAGTTTAGTGAGCAAATCTTTAAACTCATGAGCGATATCAGCGGTTGCTCTTTTCGGTTTTATGTTCAGCAGGAGGAAACCCTCCTTTAATACTGTTTCAAACATAACCCAAAACTCCTGTTTTACCTGGTCCTGGCGTAAAGGAGGTTAACTTAGAAACCTTTACTGCCGGCCGTAAAATATCACTTTCAGGGGTGGAATCCAAAGAAAAACAGGACTTTGAGCGCTAACCGGCATCAGAAGGAGATAAATGACCCCGGAACGGGTTTTCCGCTCCGGGGGTAAATTCAGACAAACCGCCGGTCAAAAGAGGGGCGGTTAAGCAGCGGGGTGAAAAACCTGAATGCTTAGTAAATCACAAAAGAAGCATTTACCACGGCTGTGATTTCCTTCTCGATGGAATATTCATCATTTATGCCATAGTCGGAAATCTGGTTGGAGTTCTTCGGAGTAATCTGCAGTACTCCCATGCGGGCATTGCGCAGCTCTCCCAGCGTGCGGTCGGTTGCTGATGCCACCCGGTTAGCCCGGTTCATGGCATCTTTGGCAGCTTCTGACTGCACTTCAATCTTCACATCCGCGAGCTTTGTATATATGAAGCGGGGCGGTTCGGTAACCACGTTTACTCCTTTTTCGATCAGCGAGACAATTTCCAGAGAAATTGACTGTATGAGCTGAACGTCGGCGGATTTAATTTCAAACCGCTGAGAGTAGTTCCGGCCGATGACCCTCTGTGTGGTATAGCCGCTGGCGGAGACTTCGAAGATGTCATAACTGGACGGCGGTGAAAGTGATACAGCATCCTTCTTAAAGCCCTTTCCCTCAAGATAAACAAGTACCTGACTGAGCTGGCTTTTCATCTGACGGTAGGCCTCCTGCGGAGAGGATGACTGTGAGGAAACCGTTGCGGCAAGGAATCCGAGGTCGGATACGATATCCATCTTGGCCGAGCCGGTCACATTGATGGTCTGGCTGTCCTTATTGCGGTCTCTTAGTGTATCGTTGATAATCAACACTGCAATAAGCAGAAAAATACCGCCTACAGCCGTGGCGATAATACCTTTGTTTATGTCGTTCATGTTTAATAAAGATAATTTGATGGTGATGAAATATAGGTAAAAAAATAATGTACAATGAACAATGTACAATTTACAGAACGGTCAATCCTGTTACTCCTGTCCATCCTTTGATCGCGTTCAACTCCCGGATGGGCCGCGGATGATACGGATGCAAGCAGCGCGGATTAAAACGGATCGGAAAATACAATGAACACTGTACAATGGCGGGGCGGTTTATCTTGTTAATCCTATCTATCCTTTAATTGTGTACAACTGCCCGATGGTCCGCGGATGATACGGATGCAAGCAGCGCGGATTAAAGAGGATCGGAAAACACAATGAACAATTTCAGAAATGGATTAACCTTCGTACAGACAGATACAAACTGTCTAAGAAGTTTTAAGTTTGAAAGGCATCTTCTATACCTTTGTTAAGGCTGATAATAGACTGTCTTCTCCAGTGTTCTATGGAAAGCATAAAAATCCTGTTAATCTTTTAATCCGGTTTTAACCAATTTGCGGCGCGTAACAAATTCGCAGGCTTCTACCCGTCTGTCTATATATGATAATTCAGGGTTTAAATCTAAAAGCGGGTTCCATTTCTTCAATTTCATATTTTGGAATTCCTGTCCGGGCGGCTATATGGTGCCAGTTGCTTACTGCTTCACGTATTTTTTTTATCAGAACGTTCGCTCTTTTCTGTTCAACCTTATAATATGGCGCGGTTTCAAGTACAAGATCGAAACTGAGGGTATTATCATTTTCAGAAATATTGAGACTCAAGCCGTTCCCTGCCGGGTTTGCATTCACATCATACATTGGTGAAAGTATCCATCCATCGGCGGTAAGGAGAAAACCGTGATTTCTCAAGTGATCATCCGTGTTTGCGACAGCAACGGAGAATACAATTCTTTTCCAGAGTTCTTCAAGATTAAAATTGACCTGAGCGCCAAATCGCTTAATAAAATCAGCCATTTCAAGATAGCTTGCTCCTGCTGAAAAATTATCACCGTCTTTGTACCCAAGCAATGTCATAGCCGATGTGAAATGAATCCTCTTGTTATCCGCTCTGTCAAACCGTTTTACCAGAAAAGTATGATGCACATTGCTG of Ignavibacteriales bacterium contains these proteins:
- a CDS encoding SIMPL domain-containing protein, with product MNDINKGIIATAVGGIFLLIAVLIINDTLRDRNKDSQTINVTGSAKMDIVSDLGFLAATVSSQSSSPQEAYRQMKSQLSQVLVYLEGKGFKKDAVSLSPPSSYDIFEVSASGYTTQRVIGRNYSQRFEIKSADVQLIQSISLEIVSLIEKGVNVVTEPPRFIYTKLADVKIEVQSEAAKDAMNRANRVASATDRTLGELRNARMGVLQITPKNSNQISDYGINDEYSIEKEITAVVNASFVIY
- a CDS encoding PAS domain S-box protein, producing the protein MDETGNPNIQETSSPAKLLESIPAGILAFDRNFIITFLNDNIYRFNVISPESEPAPGVSLLSGIFTAASGIEEELQRLPLGDVIERELHSSETLSGDEISVMLKATPLFEGENFAGGVILIEDLKIKAQPAADSHDSGGQGSLILNAIADTIITFDGNGKALTVSGRQGECGWLLKKIHPGETYFRDAFTQELLDELDSRNLILHGENKKGHFLFTAYQDGIPKKIETSVTSIYADLPGKMLHLIHLHDVTGLLGESEELRMQIEELRHYEQITEASADAVITLSRRGDVLFWNTAAAELFGLSRSQIYGKNFNRTLRIFEQDEFNSLIRNITVDEPVQREVRYYLQEREIVVQLIFSLLFPAEGKEEILLLCSDITERTRLFARADEQVKRLHEVYNTLPDMVIRYNAAGRLLTWNQAFEKTAGFTPASGGVSLYDFVTETRLVSEMTTASTGKEFVSEFLTAGGKPFTAQVRVSEDIPDEKGNPSFTAVIRDITAQLVFEKELSLMQSVFATSEDGIAIESEGKYILANDAFIAMFGYRSFDELTRTDYFTIVSPEEKNLFEQYIHSRAAGTAGTNRLEFLGIKKDGARFHIEASVTHFMFQKQEFTVIIVRDISERKRTQQAIKESEERYRSITENLDDFFWTAERFKGQMKTIFYSAAVEKMTGYSQTELLEDSKLFLKMIHPDDFPDVKDDLKRFYQNFYKKSTELVFRILHKQGNVVWVRNKLTAIRDRKGEIIKMYGLVSDISAQKHAEQVLQESAENLSKLNEAKDRFISIISHDLRTPFSSIMGFTDILMNENDLTTDDMRSYVGFIRDSAQSMLTLVNSLLDWTKIQTGRINFEPNRHDLADIASKIISTVQGVAMKKEIEIISHIDNDIYVFVDEGLLMQVFNNLLSNALKFTRPGGRIEILAEHSEHPRFLQITVRDNGVGMSEENLQKLFKLDSKLTTEGTAGEKGTGLGLTLVWEIINRHGGRIWAESKKNEGSSFIFTLPKASASILLVDDSNTDRILYSKIIRNVTHDYEVITASNGKEALKIVETAAPALVIMDHIMPVMNGLDFVRTLQYSTIKGKPPVIILSGDVGQSETLAYNDLGVEYVFSKPVNLARFKDAVEKCLKKLLK
- a CDS encoding STAS domain-containing protein; translated protein: MFETVLKEGFLLLNIKPKRATADIAHEFKDLLTKLIEDQDIRKIVVDFSQVIFIDSFFLGAMVSCTKKIRLKGGDLRISGLNQTITPIFNLMHLNDVFKIFDDASQAEASFSEA